One Leptospira fletcheri genomic window carries:
- a CDS encoding tetratricopeptide repeat protein: MENLTPNDALEAAKFFYKAGDIDRSEFLLKSFLEHKEDHEAYFFLGLIENQRANWQRGLYYFYRSVEINSEYGNPCNEIGILLLRMGRERESVYWLKKSLRCILNDAPHISLFNLATLYKIWNRPERSLQYLHKAIVIKPDFEEAKRLREELNTGI, from the coding sequence TTGGAAAACCTGACGCCTAATGATGCGCTTGAAGCCGCAAAATTCTTTTACAAAGCCGGAGACATTGATCGGTCCGAATTCCTGTTAAAATCGTTTTTAGAACATAAGGAAGATCACGAGGCCTATTTCTTTTTAGGTTTGATCGAAAATCAAAGGGCTAACTGGCAGAGAGGTTTGTATTATTTTTACCGATCGGTGGAGATCAATTCGGAATACGGAAATCCTTGCAACGAGATCGGTATCCTTCTACTCAGAATGGGCAGGGAACGGGAATCGGTTTATTGGCTAAAGAAATCGTTGCGTTGTATTTTAAACGACGCTCCGCATATCTCTCTCTTTAACCTGGCGACTCTATACAAGATTTGGAATCGACCGGAGAGATCTCTCCAGTATCTCCATAAGGCTATCGTAATAAAACCGGATTTCGAGGAAGCGAAACGTCTTCGCGAAGAATTGAATACCGGAATTTAA
- a CDS encoding adenylate/guanylate cyclase domain-containing protein yields the protein MSESKSPFKPSILDLVFGSLTAIGILAHLYYAFLSNSPFALNVLLGGAALLFSSAYFFYKFLEKIVKDKQAIGSLWLALIVSFLVFDLYVVFTPFADLEESSVSWRFNLARGGITKSEKESDAGTIEYIKYQPPPGARRDIQIIGITTNTLEKLEGVWPLPWKNYANIIDKFKKTSNLLMFDIFFVDYKPGQTEEMAKALDGNPRVMFDYPMETSLESKEAIINLEKRIEVLSKFKLQNVTDPDDVGQPWLKFPQPPIEPVGSRSAGLGFANIKKDESGLNRRMPLVAKLVNSGPFKETEYYPSIDLIIACKYYGVDVQKDTEVVMGKYIKIKNIPQKTITNFDFKTMKRETNDIMAKPNSTREVTIPIDAYGQMEINFAGGLFSFRNTELFEVVQMWDEEAAAQVENNIFLVAMYYATGRGAAKDTHLSPFGDMSGIEHHAHAINTILNQDFLLEIPEWGSFLIYFGMALLVGLVLPRLRTSWGFLFIIALALVYSVIALVNFTEFNIVHIFPSVILEQLFIFVGIIGYKILTEEENVKYIRSTFSKFVSKDVVDELLKNPDNLNLGGSKRDITIFFSDIRGFTTMSEKMGPEELVQFLNQYLSEMTEIIIEFKGTIDKYMGDAIMAFWGAPVPLEDHAYYACAASIAQMRRLAVLKEEWKSRDLPVMDIGIGLNSGPAVVGNMGSSHRMDYTCMGDTINLGSRLEGSNKEYATNIIISEYTYEKVKDRVIARELDLVKVKGKTKPVRIYELIDLVNEEDLKLLRRPLSGAEQS from the coding sequence ATGAGCGAATCTAAGTCCCCCTTTAAACCGTCGATTTTGGATCTGGTATTCGGATCCTTGACGGCGATCGGGATTCTGGCCCATCTATATTACGCCTTCCTATCGAATTCCCCTTTTGCCCTCAATGTGCTTCTCGGGGGAGCGGCCCTTCTGTTTTCCTCCGCTTATTTCTTTTATAAGTTTCTGGAAAAAATCGTTAAAGATAAGCAAGCCATCGGGAGTCTCTGGCTAGCTCTTATCGTTTCGTTTTTGGTATTCGATCTATATGTGGTGTTTACTCCGTTTGCAGACTTGGAGGAATCCTCCGTTTCGTGGAGATTCAACCTGGCAAGAGGCGGAATTACGAAAAGCGAGAAGGAATCCGATGCGGGTACGATCGAATACATAAAATACCAACCCCCTCCCGGAGCTCGTCGCGACATCCAGATCATCGGAATCACGACCAATACTTTGGAGAAATTGGAAGGGGTTTGGCCTCTCCCTTGGAAGAATTACGCAAATATCATAGATAAATTCAAGAAAACCTCCAACTTGCTGATGTTCGATATTTTCTTCGTCGACTACAAGCCGGGACAGACGGAGGAGATGGCCAAGGCTTTAGACGGAAATCCTAGGGTGATGTTCGACTATCCTATGGAGACCAGCCTCGAGTCCAAAGAAGCGATCATCAATCTGGAAAAGAGGATCGAGGTTTTAAGCAAATTCAAGTTACAAAACGTAACCGATCCGGACGATGTCGGGCAACCCTGGCTGAAATTTCCCCAGCCTCCCATCGAACCGGTCGGATCCAGATCTGCCGGTTTAGGATTTGCGAATATTAAGAAAGATGAAAGCGGGTTGAACAGGCGCATGCCTCTGGTCGCCAAATTGGTCAACTCGGGTCCGTTTAAGGAAACGGAGTATTACCCTTCCATAGACCTGATCATCGCCTGTAAATACTATGGGGTCGACGTTCAGAAAGATACGGAAGTCGTGATGGGAAAATACATTAAGATTAAGAACATCCCGCAAAAGACCATCACGAACTTCGACTTTAAGACGATGAAGCGGGAAACGAATGACATCATGGCAAAACCGAATTCCACGCGGGAAGTGACGATTCCGATCGACGCATACGGTCAGATGGAAATCAACTTTGCGGGGGGCTTGTTCTCTTTCCGGAACACGGAGCTTTTCGAAGTGGTGCAGATGTGGGACGAAGAGGCCGCGGCACAGGTGGAGAACAATATATTCCTGGTCGCAATGTATTATGCGACCGGAAGGGGAGCCGCTAAAGATACCCACTTGTCTCCGTTCGGAGACATGTCGGGGATCGAACACCACGCACACGCGATCAATACGATCCTGAATCAGGATTTCCTACTGGAGATCCCCGAATGGGGAAGTTTCCTGATCTATTTCGGGATGGCATTGCTGGTCGGGCTGGTGCTTCCGAGACTCAGGACCTCGTGGGGATTTTTGTTCATCATCGCCTTGGCGTTGGTTTATAGCGTCATCGCTCTGGTGAATTTTACCGAATTCAATATCGTTCATATTTTTCCTTCGGTGATATTGGAGCAGTTGTTCATTTTCGTGGGGATTATAGGTTATAAGATCCTAACGGAGGAAGAGAACGTAAAATACATCCGGAGCACCTTCTCGAAATTCGTTTCCAAAGATGTGGTGGACGAACTCCTGAAAAATCCGGATAATCTGAATCTAGGCGGTTCGAAACGGGACATTACCATCTTCTTTTCCGATATTCGCGGATTCACCACTATGTCGGAAAAGATGGGTCCGGAAGAACTTGTTCAATTCTTGAACCAGTATTTGTCCGAAATGACGGAGATCATTATCGAATTCAAGGGAACGATTGATAAATACATGGGTGATGCGATTATGGCATTCTGGGGGGCTCCGGTTCCTTTAGAGGACCACGCGTACTACGCTTGTGCCGCTTCCATCGCTCAGATGCGTAGGTTGGCGGTCTTGAAGGAAGAGTGGAAAAGCCGGGATCTTCCCGTGATGGATATAGGGATCGGATTGAATTCCGGGCCGGCGGTCGTAGGAAATATGGGGAGTTCCCACCGTATGGACTATACCTGCATGGGGGATACGATCAATCTAGGTTCACGCCTGGAAGGGTCCAACAAGGAATACGCGACCAATATCATCATCTCAGAATATACATATGAAAAGGTCAAGGACCGTGTAATCGCCAGGGAGTTGGATTTGGTAAAGGTTAAGGGAAAAACGAAACCTGTACGGATCTACGAACTGATCGATCTGGTGAACGAAGAGGATCTCAAATTGTTACGCAGACCCCTTTCCGGAGCGGAGCAGTCCTGA
- the trpB gene encoding tryptophan synthase subunit beta has translation MAKDRGFTGKEGYYGEFGGRYAPEILTRALDELETAYRRLKKSKKFEKELEYYRRNYIGRPSPLTYAENLTKAWGGARIWLKREDLNHTGAHKINNAIGQGLIAKSMGKRRVIAETGAGQHGVATATVGALFGFDTVVYMGEEDLRRQKLNEIRMQMLGAKVVGVSAGTATLKDATSEAMRDWALNVDHTHYIVGSAIGPHPFPMIVRDFQAIIGVESKKQFRKAEDKLPDAVVACVGGGSNAIGIFYEFLKDKKVKLYGVEAGGRGTSPGEHSATMLFGKTGFLHGTKTLVIQDENGQVLPAHSVSAGLDYPGVGPEHAYLHETGRVSYESVSDENALDAFLEVCRVEGIIPALETAHAFRFARDLAKDLGKKKDILICLSGRGDKDVAEVARLTGILKGEIL, from the coding sequence ATGGCAAAAGATCGAGGCTTTACCGGAAAAGAAGGGTACTACGGAGAATTCGGGGGAAGATATGCTCCGGAGATTCTGACCCGTGCCTTGGACGAATTGGAAACCGCATACCGACGTCTTAAGAAGAGCAAAAAATTCGAAAAGGAATTGGAGTATTACCGTAGAAATTACATAGGAAGACCTTCTCCTCTTACCTATGCGGAAAATCTAACCAAGGCTTGGGGCGGAGCCAGGATCTGGCTCAAGCGGGAAGACCTGAATCATACGGGAGCTCACAAGATCAATAACGCGATCGGCCAGGGACTGATCGCGAAGTCCATGGGAAAAAGACGCGTGATTGCGGAAACGGGAGCCGGACAACACGGAGTAGCGACCGCCACGGTAGGAGCTTTGTTCGGCTTCGATACCGTGGTGTATATGGGGGAAGAGGATCTCAGGCGTCAAAAACTGAACGAAATCCGGATGCAGATGCTGGGCGCGAAAGTGGTCGGGGTCTCCGCAGGAACCGCGACGTTAAAGGATGCTACTTCCGAAGCCATGCGCGACTGGGCCTTAAATGTGGATCACACTCATTATATCGTGGGCTCCGCGATCGGCCCGCATCCGTTTCCGATGATCGTCCGCGATTTCCAGGCGATTATCGGAGTGGAATCCAAAAAACAATTCCGTAAGGCCGAAGACAAATTGCCGGATGCGGTCGTAGCCTGTGTCGGAGGCGGATCGAACGCGATCGGAATATTTTACGAATTCTTAAAGGACAAAAAAGTGAAGTTGTACGGCGTGGAAGCGGGGGGGAGGGGAACTTCTCCCGGAGAGCATTCCGCAACCATGCTTTTCGGTAAAACCGGATTCTTGCACGGAACCAAGACTCTCGTGATACAGGACGAGAACGGACAAGTTCTTCCCGCCCATTCCGTTTCCGCGGGATTGGATTATCCCGGAGTAGGGCCGGAGCACGCGTATCTTCACGAAACCGGCAGAGTATCCTATGAAAGCGTTTCCGACGAAAACGCGTTAGACGCCTTTCTGGAAGTCTGCAGAGTGGAGGGCATCATTCCCGCTCTGGAAACGGCCCACGCCTTCCGCTTCGCTAGAGATCTGGCAAAAGACCTCGGTAAGAAAAAGGACATTTTGATCTGTCTGTCCGGAAGAGGCGATAAAGACGTAGCGGAAGTCGCCCGCCTGACCGGAATCCTAAAAGGAGAGATCCTTTGA
- the dxs gene encoding 1-deoxy-D-xylulose-5-phosphate synthase, with the protein MQQEQSNLEGIRIPADLRKLPPEELPRLCAEVRNYIIDTLSGVGGHFASNLGVVELTVALHYVFDTPTDRLIWDVGHQTYPHKILTGRKEKLSTVRKFKGLSGFPKREESIYDLYNTGHAGTSISQALGEAVARDLTGKSYNVVGIIGDASIATGMALEAMNHAGHLKKDLIVVLNDNYMSISKNVGSISNYLNNIISSHFYLNWKRIFYTFLKWLPIVGPAMESFFRRVEKGFKDVFTPGGLFEDLGFVYIGPEDGHDVIRLVTMLKKIKSMKGPILFHVITQKGKGYVPAEKDPIKYHGVTPFRKEDGAMESGDDSKISYSKIVGKVLTQLTEKNPKIAAITPAMIEGSGLGEYVNRFPDHVFDVGIAEQHSVAFAGAMTNGDIVPYMCIYSTFLTRAMDQLVEDVSLMNLPVRFVIDRAGCVGPDGETHQGLFDLSYLLSLPNMDVFVPSSGQDLVDSLRFMETYDKSPIAIRFPKASVDTSDLNFSSSADLKPGTFRVLQRGTDIALLSVGSLLEEAKKAAAILEGEGLSVTLIDLVWLRPLGKEALDEELSKVGHFAILDESYIDGGASGYLLNRISPECLGRFLKTFGFPSEPIHHGERKEILLQYGLDGNGIARSLLQIVGKEAVHGKRN; encoded by the coding sequence ATGCAACAAGAACAATCCAATCTCGAAGGTATCCGTATTCCCGCGGACCTTAGAAAATTGCCTCCGGAGGAGTTGCCTCGACTTTGTGCCGAGGTTAGAAATTACATCATAGACACTTTGTCCGGAGTAGGCGGTCACTTTGCGAGCAATCTAGGCGTCGTGGAGCTGACCGTCGCATTGCATTACGTGTTCGATACCCCCACCGACCGGTTGATCTGGGACGTGGGTCACCAGACTTATCCTCATAAAATCCTTACCGGAAGAAAAGAGAAACTTTCCACGGTCCGTAAGTTCAAAGGACTTTCCGGGTTCCCGAAAAGAGAGGAATCGATTTACGATCTCTATAATACTGGGCACGCGGGAACGTCCATCTCCCAGGCGTTAGGGGAGGCCGTAGCACGGGACCTTACCGGAAAATCCTACAACGTGGTCGGGATTATCGGGGACGCTTCCATTGCGACCGGGATGGCGCTGGAAGCCATGAACCACGCGGGACATTTGAAAAAGGACCTGATCGTCGTTTTGAACGACAATTATATGTCCATCTCCAAGAACGTAGGATCCATTTCGAATTATCTGAACAATATCATCAGTTCGCATTTTTATCTGAATTGGAAAAGGATATTTTATACTTTTCTAAAATGGCTCCCCATCGTGGGGCCTGCAATGGAAAGTTTCTTTAGGCGCGTAGAAAAAGGTTTCAAGGACGTATTCACACCCGGAGGATTATTCGAGGATTTAGGATTCGTCTATATCGGCCCGGAAGACGGCCACGATGTGATCCGTCTTGTGACCATGCTTAAAAAGATCAAAAGCATGAAGGGCCCCATCCTATTTCACGTGATCACCCAAAAAGGAAAAGGCTACGTCCCTGCGGAAAAGGATCCGATCAAATACCACGGCGTCACCCCTTTCCGCAAGGAGGACGGCGCGATGGAATCGGGGGACGATTCCAAGATTTCCTACTCGAAGATCGTCGGAAAAGTTCTCACGCAACTTACCGAAAAGAATCCGAAAATCGCCGCGATCACTCCGGCCATGATCGAGGGATCCGGTCTAGGGGAATATGTGAATCGATTTCCGGACCATGTATTCGACGTAGGGATCGCGGAGCAACACTCCGTCGCTTTTGCCGGAGCGATGACGAACGGGGATATCGTTCCGTACATGTGCATTTATTCCACGTTTTTAACCAGGGCCATGGACCAACTCGTCGAGGACGTTTCCCTGATGAACCTTCCTGTGAGGTTTGTAATTGACCGCGCCGGTTGTGTGGGACCCGACGGAGAGACTCACCAAGGTCTTTTCGATCTTTCTTATCTGCTTTCCTTACCGAATATGGACGTATTCGTTCCTTCTTCCGGCCAGGATCTCGTGGATTCATTAAGGTTTATGGAAACCTACGACAAGTCGCCGATCGCGATCCGGTTTCCGAAAGCGAGCGTAGATACCTCAGATTTGAATTTTTCCTCTTCTGCGGATTTGAAGCCTGGAACCTTTCGGGTATTGCAGCGCGGAACGGATATCGCCCTATTGTCCGTAGGCTCCCTATTGGAGGAGGCCAAAAAAGCTGCGGCGATTTTGGAGGGAGAAGGGCTATCCGTTACTCTCATCGACTTGGTTTGGCTGAGACCTTTGGGCAAAGAAGCGCTGGACGAAGAACTATCTAAAGTAGGTCATTTTGCGATCTTGGACGAAAGTTATATCGACGGAGGGGCGTCGGGATACTTGTTGAATCGGATTTCTCCGGAATGTCTAGGACGATTCTTAAAAACCTTCGGCTTTCCCTCCGAGCCCATCCATCATGGAGAAAGAAAAGAGATCCTATTGCAATACGGATTGGACGGAAACGGAATTGCCCGCAGTCTGCTTCAGATCGTCGGGAAAGAGGCCGTCCACGGAAAACGCAATTAA
- a CDS encoding proline--tRNA ligase — protein MRASKYILPTEKENPSDAVVASHRLMIRAGLVRKSGSGFYFFLPMGLRVLKKIENIVRQEMDATGALEFELPILTPSEFWEQSGRWSAMGPEMFRVKDRHDQWYALGPTHEESFSYLLKPLLKSYKDLPVNVYQIHTKFRDEIRPRFGVIRSREFIMKDAYSFHLDDASLDSTYQDMRTAYRKIFQRCGLKTIPVQADSGSMGGSASEEFMVVSPIGEETLLLCGNCGYNSNSEKTPFVLPKDFHTKGPKEKKEVPTPGKKSIQEVAELLSVSPEDTIKTVALKNGKESVLVFLRGDLELNENKLKTALKWADLEMVPETELRGAGLVPGYIGPSDAKAPFRTILDASIRKDEAYVVGAGKEDAHIVGYVPEKEMASGAEVLDVALTREGDPCPDCGTPLKAEKGIEVGHIFKLGDKYAKAFQIQVLDQQGKARTLTMGCYGIGVNRTMATVIEQCNDEKGIHWPISIAPYEVALVTLGKGPEQEAKSKEFYDALCDEGFEVFWDDRDLGPGFKFKDSELIGFPIRVTVGKKFFETGEISLYDRKRDREEIFPFSGFDDLISRVERLRQELVQDLSGE, from the coding sequence ATGAGAGCATCAAAATATATTTTACCTACAGAAAAAGAAAATCCATCGGACGCGGTCGTCGCTTCCCACCGACTGATGATTCGCGCGGGATTGGTCCGCAAATCCGGTTCGGGTTTCTACTTCTTCCTCCCTATGGGGCTTAGGGTGTTAAAGAAGATAGAGAATATCGTGCGCCAAGAAATGGACGCCACGGGTGCGCTGGAATTCGAACTTCCGATTCTGACTCCCTCCGAGTTCTGGGAACAATCGGGGCGTTGGTCCGCCATGGGACCCGAGATGTTCCGGGTCAAGGACAGGCACGACCAATGGTACGCCTTAGGGCCGACGCACGAGGAATCCTTTTCCTATCTACTCAAACCTTTATTAAAATCCTATAAGGATCTGCCTGTCAACGTCTACCAGATCCATACGAAATTCCGGGACGAGATCCGGCCTAGGTTCGGCGTGATACGTTCCCGAGAGTTTATTATGAAAGATGCATATTCTTTTCATTTGGACGACGCATCCTTGGATTCGACCTACCAGGATATGAGGACGGCATATCGGAAGATCTTCCAACGTTGCGGGTTGAAAACGATTCCCGTCCAAGCCGATTCCGGTTCTATGGGAGGCTCCGCTTCCGAGGAATTCATGGTGGTTTCTCCCATCGGAGAGGAAACTCTCCTACTCTGCGGAAACTGCGGTTATAATTCGAATAGCGAAAAAACTCCATTCGTTCTCCCCAAAGATTTCCATACCAAAGGACCCAAGGAGAAAAAGGAAGTCCCCACTCCGGGAAAGAAAAGCATCCAGGAAGTGGCGGAACTCCTATCAGTCAGCCCGGAGGATACGATCAAAACGGTGGCACTCAAGAACGGAAAGGAATCCGTACTGGTTTTTCTACGCGGAGATTTGGAGCTGAACGAAAACAAATTGAAGACAGCCTTGAAATGGGCGGACCTGGAAATGGTACCGGAAACCGAGCTTCGCGGAGCCGGATTGGTGCCCGGGTACATCGGGCCTTCCGATGCCAAGGCTCCGTTTCGCACGATTTTAGACGCTTCGATCCGGAAGGACGAAGCCTATGTAGTGGGCGCGGGAAAAGAGGATGCACATATCGTAGGTTACGTTCCGGAAAAGGAAATGGCTTCCGGTGCCGAAGTCCTGGACGTGGCCTTGACTCGAGAGGGAGATCCTTGCCCGGATTGCGGAACTCCTCTGAAGGCGGAAAAAGGAATCGAAGTCGGACATATCTTCAAACTCGGAGACAAATACGCCAAAGCCTTTCAAATCCAGGTTCTCGACCAACAAGGAAAAGCTCGGACGCTTACCATGGGTTGTTATGGGATCGGAGTGAACAGAACCATGGCGACGGTGATCGAGCAATGCAACGACGAAAAGGGGATCCATTGGCCGATCAGCATAGCCCCGTACGAAGTGGCGCTCGTGACCTTAGGAAAGGGTCCCGAGCAGGAAGCAAAGTCCAAGGAATTTTACGACGCGTTATGCGACGAAGGTTTCGAAGTGTTTTGGGACGATCGAGATCTAGGGCCGGGATTTAAGTTCAAGGATTCCGAATTGATCGGCTTTCCGATCCGGGTCACCGTAGGCAAAAAATTCTTCGAAACGGGAGAGATTTCCCTTTATGATCGAAAAAGGGACCGAGAGGAGATTTTCCCTTTTAGCGGTTTTGACGATTTGATTTCCCGAGTGGAACGTTTGCGCCAGGAATTGGTTCAGGATTTGTCGGGAGAGTGA
- the trpA gene encoding tryptophan synthase subunit alpha yields MSAIQSVFSEKASVFIPYISLGDPDYESCVDWADALIRGGAGILELGIPFSDPVADGPVIQKAFQRALAHPFSMDQILDTTAKIYSKHPHVPLVYLTYFNPIYRYGFETFAEKAKTSGIQGLIIPDLPYDAIESEELFQSLKKRGIDLIHLVTPATKPERMKGIRHFASGFVYYVTSYGVTGERKSVSEGLEERIRLTKKTFSLPVCAGFGISTSEQAARISEYADGIIIGSAVQRIIEENGRNRETCVEKLREFSASVSSSLRGREAVS; encoded by the coding sequence TTGAGCGCGATCCAAAGTGTATTTTCCGAAAAAGCCAGCGTATTCATCCCTTACATTTCTTTGGGAGATCCGGATTACGAATCTTGTGTGGATTGGGCGGATGCCTTGATCCGGGGCGGAGCAGGGATTTTGGAACTCGGCATTCCGTTTTCCGACCCTGTAGCGGATGGTCCCGTGATCCAAAAAGCGTTTCAGAGAGCATTGGCCCATCCGTTTTCGATGGACCAAATTCTGGATACGACCGCAAAAATCTATTCCAAGCACCCTCACGTGCCCCTCGTGTATTTAACGTACTTCAATCCGATTTATCGTTACGGCTTCGAAACCTTTGCCGAAAAAGCCAAAACCTCCGGAATCCAAGGCCTGATCATTCCGGATCTTCCGTACGACGCCATCGAATCCGAAGAATTGTTTCAATCCCTCAAAAAAAGGGGAATCGACCTGATCCATTTAGTGACTCCTGCAACGAAACCGGAGAGGATGAAAGGAATCCGGCATTTCGCTTCCGGCTTCGTTTATTACGTAACCTCTTACGGGGTAACGGGGGAAAGAAAATCGGTTTCCGAGGGGTTGGAAGAACGGATTCGTCTTACCAAAAAAACCTTCTCTCTTCCTGTCTGCGCGGGATTCGGAATCTCCACCTCCGAGCAGGCCGCCCGGATTTCGGAATATGCGGACGGAATCATCATCGGTTCCGCGGTCCAGAGGATCATCGAGGAAAACGGAAGAAATCGGGAAACCTGCGTGGAAAAATTACGCGAATTTTCCGCGTCCGTATCCTCCTCTTTGAGAGGGCGAGAAGCGGTTTCCTAA